From the Nostoc sp. PCC 7107 genome, the window ACTAACGCAGCAGAAATTACGGAATTTTTCGGCAAATCGGCCGGTCAGTGGCGCTCAGAAAGACGCTACTATACTCTGCCAGAGGGCGACACTAAAGAAATGGTGAGTCTGATCACTATTCGGTTTTTAGAAGCAGGATGCGCTGAGTTGCAAAAGTTGGCTCAATTACACCATTTACCTGAGACAGATAATTTAATCTGTGGTGCAGAAGTACTGTGGAATAGTACGGACATACTAAAAAATAGACAAGATTCTCAAGGTTCGACATTATTTGGTGTATTAGGAAATATTTTGTACCGCGATCGCGGTTTTGCCACATCCAAACCCATCACAGCAGAGTATCATTTTCCTAATTCGGAAACTCTGTGCTTGCGAACTGAGTACAATGACTCAGTTTTTGAGGAAGAATTAAAGTTAATTGGGAATAAATATCGCACC encodes:
- a CDS encoding phycobiliprotein lyase gives rise to the protein MTSPLRLTQPTNAAEITEFFGKSAGQWRSERRYYTLPEGDTKEMVSLITIRFLEAGCAELQKLAQLHHLPETDNLICGAEVLWNSTDILKNRQDSQGSTLFGVLGNILYRDRGFATSKPITAEYHFPNSETLCLRTEYNDSVFEEELKLIGNKYRTRQTIISRAGEQLMIGQYLEKRID